One Syntrophales bacterium DNA window includes the following coding sequences:
- the folK gene encoding 2-amino-4-hydroxy-6-hydroxymethyldihydropteridine diphosphokinase, producing the protein MLERMHARLDVHEIGGARFVASVAVVAYIGIGANIGSPVEQCREAVRRLGTMPGITSLRTSSLYRTEPVGPKEQAWFINAVAELKTEIPSRKLFEILKTIEKLMGRTEGMRWGPRVIDLDLLLYGQAIIDEEGLTVPHPELHKRRFVLEPLCEIASYTVHPLFNVSMRGLLDRLSEGGGVELYGKL; encoded by the coding sequence TTGCTTGAAAGGATGCACGCGAGGCTTGATGTTCATGAAATTGGAGGGGCGCGCTTTGTCGCGTCTGTGGCGGTTGTTGCCTATATCGGCATAGGGGCGAATATTGGTTCCCCGGTAGAGCAATGCAGGGAAGCGGTGCGTCGCTTGGGGACGATGCCGGGAATAACCTCTTTACGAACATCGTCTCTTTACCGGACCGAGCCGGTTGGCCCAAAGGAGCAGGCGTGGTTCATCAACGCCGTAGCCGAGCTCAAAACGGAGATTCCCTCCCGTAAACTGTTTGAGATATTGAAAACTATTGAAAAGCTCATGGGACGTACAGAAGGGATGCGCTGGGGGCCGCGGGTGATCGACCTCGATCTCCTTCTCTATGGTCAGGCGATTATTGACGAGGAGGGGCTGACGGTTCCTCATCCGGAGCTGCATAAAAGGCGTTTCGTTTTAGAGCCGCTTTGCGAGATCGCCTCCTACACGGTTCATCCGCTGTTCAATGTTTCCATGCGCGGACTGCTTGATCGCCTTTCTGAAGGCGGAGGCGTGGAATTATATGGCAAATTATAG
- a CDS encoding YHS domain-containing protein, with amino-acid sequence MLLKLVIVVIAIYLFYKLFRKDSPQARGNRGYKREQKPSGGEDLVEDPVCHTYIPESSALKLNVEGRTVCFCSQKCLETYVQEKKQP; translated from the coding sequence ATGTTGCTTAAATTAGTAATTGTTGTTATTGCAATATATCTTTTCTACAAGCTGTTCAGGAAGGATTCGCCTCAAGCAAGGGGGAACAGGGGATACAAACGTGAACAGAAGCCCTCTGGCGGAGAGGACCTGGTCGAGGATCCGGTCTGTCACACGTATATCCCCGAAAGCTCTGCTTTGAAACTGAACGTGGAGGGAAGAACGGTTTGTTTTTGTTCGCAAAAATGCCTTGAGACTTATGTTCAGGAAAAAAAGCAGCCATGA
- the dapB gene encoding 4-hydroxy-tetrahydrodipicolinate reductase — translation MVKAIVTGAGGRMGGRIISIIAETREMELAGAVEQKGHPAIGRDVGEGLGLGKTGIQIVDSLSACIENGDVVIDFTSHESSLQHLRIAASSKKAIVIGSTGFTVKEMDEAKNIAGAARCVISPNMSVGVNVMFKVLSDVAAILGDEYDVEIVEAHHHLKKDAPSGTAVKMAEVIAQSLGRNLEETGVYCRKGIIGERSPKEIGIQTVRAGDIVGEHTVIFGGMGERLEFIHRAHSRDNFARGAIRAALWVVGRPDGLYDMQDVLGLKRVA, via the coding sequence ATGGTAAAGGCCATTGTTACCGGCGCTGGCGGACGGATGGGGGGAAGGATAATCAGCATTATTGCTGAGACAAGGGAGATGGAGCTGGCCGGCGCGGTGGAGCAGAAGGGCCATCCCGCAATCGGCAGGGACGTGGGAGAGGGTTTGGGACTCGGCAAGACGGGGATACAAATTGTTGATTCCCTGTCCGCTTGCATAGAAAATGGCGATGTCGTTATCGACTTTACCTCGCATGAATCATCTCTTCAACACCTGAGGATTGCCGCAAGTTCAAAAAAAGCTATAGTAATCGGCAGCACAGGCTTCACAGTTAAAGAAATGGATGAGGCAAAAAACATTGCTGGCGCTGCAAGATGCGTCATTTCCCCGAACATGAGCGTTGGCGTCAATGTGATGTTCAAGGTCCTCTCCGATGTCGCGGCGATTCTCGGCGATGAGTACGATGTGGAGATCGTTGAGGCGCACCACCATCTCAAAAAGGACGCACCCAGCGGCACGGCGGTAAAAATGGCGGAGGTGATCGCCCAGAGCCTGGGGCGCAATCTCGAAGAAACCGGCGTCTATTGTCGTAAAGGCATTATCGGCGAACGTTCCCCCAAGGAGATTGGCATTCAGACCGTTCGCGCCGGGGATATTGTCGGAGAGCATACGGTGATTTTCGGCGGCATGGGAGAGCGGCTGGAATTTATCCACCGCGCCCACAGCCGGGACAACTTCGCCCGCGGGGCGATTCGGGCGGCGCTTTGGGTGGTTGGGCGCCCCGATGGGCTCTATGACATGCAGGATGTCCTGGGATTGAAAAGGGTTGCTTGA
- the lysA gene encoding diaminopimelate decarboxylase, with product MNYFNYKDNELYCEEVSIAAIAREIGTPFYLYSARTLKRHFTAFTEAFAGIPHIICFAVKANSNIAILKSFANQGGGADIVSGGELYRALQAGIEPARIVYSGVGKRDDEIDFALKTGILMFNIESPQELEVINERAGKLGLRAGIGIRVNPDVNAETHPHISTGLKENKFGIAVESALLAYRQAAALKHIDIKGVSCHIGSQITKILPFTDAIDRLKTLIRTLRAEGVAVHYLDLGGGLGISYDQEKPPLPAEYARAIIEAAGDLGCTFIFEPGRVLVGNAGILVTKVLYKKENDEKKFFIVDAGMNDLIRPSLYGSFHKLQPVQLTAREEVTADIVGPICESGDFLAKGRRVKLMERGDLLAVMSAGAYGFTMASNYNSRPRAPEIMVCDASWHVIREREKNEDLTRNEHIPDFLKN from the coding sequence ATGAATTATTTCAATTACAAGGATAACGAACTGTATTGCGAGGAAGTTTCCATTGCGGCAATCGCGCGGGAGATCGGAACGCCTTTTTACCTCTACAGCGCCCGGACGTTGAAGCGCCATTTTACGGCATTTACCGAGGCCTTCGCCGGGATTCCCCATATCATCTGTTTTGCCGTCAAAGCCAACTCCAACATTGCGATTCTGAAGAGCTTTGCCAATCAGGGCGGCGGCGCGGACATCGTTTCCGGCGGGGAGCTGTACCGCGCTTTGCAGGCCGGCATCGAGCCCGCGCGGATCGTCTATTCCGGGGTGGGAAAACGGGATGACGAGATCGATTTTGCCCTCAAAACGGGGATTCTGATGTTCAATATTGAATCGCCCCAGGAATTGGAGGTCATCAACGAACGCGCCGGCAAACTTGGTCTCCGCGCGGGGATCGGCATCCGCGTCAATCCGGATGTAAATGCGGAAACCCACCCGCACATTTCCACCGGTTTAAAGGAAAACAAATTCGGCATCGCCGTCGAAAGCGCGCTTCTGGCTTACCGGCAGGCGGCGGCGTTGAAACATATCGATATAAAAGGGGTAAGCTGCCATATTGGTTCACAGATAACGAAGATATTGCCCTTTACAGATGCGATCGATCGCCTGAAGACACTAATCCGCACTCTGCGGGCGGAGGGGGTTGCGGTTCATTATCTCGATCTGGGCGGAGGGCTGGGCATTTCTTACGATCAGGAGAAACCGCCGCTGCCGGCCGAATATGCCCGGGCAATTATCGAAGCGGCCGGCGATCTGGGCTGCACCTTCATTTTTGAGCCGGGTCGCGTGCTTGTCGGCAATGCAGGAATTCTTGTTACGAAGGTCCTTTATAAGAAAGAAAATGACGAAAAAAAATTCTTTATTGTTGACGCTGGCATGAACGACCTGATTCGCCCCAGCCTGTACGGGTCCTTTCACAAACTGCAGCCCGTCCAGTTGACCGCGCGGGAAGAGGTTACGGCTGACATCGTCGGCCCGATCTGCGAATCCGGTGATTTCCTGGCTAAGGGACGTCGGGTGAAGTTAATGGAACGAGGCGATCTTTTGGCCGTTATGAGTGCGGGGGCTTATGGATTCACCATGGCCTCGAATTACAATTCGCGTCCGCGGGCGCCGGAAATAATGGTTTGCGATGCGAGCTGGCATGTCATCAGGGAGAGGGAAAAGAACGAAGACCTGACTAGAAACGAACATATTCCAGACTTTTTGAAAAATTAG
- the dapA gene encoding 4-hydroxy-tetrahydrodipicolinate synthase produces the protein MFSGAIVAIVTPFKNGKVDEAALRRLVEEQIAGGTDGIAPCGTTGESTTLSHEEHDRVIEIVIDAVKKRVPVIAGTGSNSTAEAIRLTKHAWQAGADAALIVCPYYNRPTQEGLYLHYKAVAEAVPIPLIIYNIPGRTGTNMLPETMARLANIPNIVGVKEAAGSIKQMSDIINLCGPDFDVISGDDAFTLPLLAIGGKGVISVISNIVPADMAGLVDAFFAGDLKKARELHQRMSPLIDALFIETNPTPVKAALAMMGKIDYELRLPLCRMAEKNELALKKAMQDYGLLK, from the coding sequence ATGTTTTCAGGCGCCATTGTCGCTATTGTAACGCCGTTCAAAAATGGAAAGGTTGACGAGGCGGCCTTGCGCCGTCTGGTCGAAGAGCAGATTGCCGGGGGGACGGACGGAATTGCCCCCTGCGGAACAACCGGGGAATCCACAACGCTTTCGCATGAGGAGCATGACCGGGTTATTGAGATTGTGATCGATGCCGTAAAAAAGCGCGTTCCGGTCATCGCCGGGACCGGCTCGAACAGCACGGCGGAGGCAATCCGCCTGACGAAACACGCCTGGCAGGCGGGGGCTGATGCGGCGCTGATTGTTTGCCCTTATTACAATCGCCCAACCCAGGAGGGTCTCTACCTGCACTACAAGGCCGTTGCCGAAGCGGTCCCGATTCCCCTCATTATTTACAACATTCCGGGGAGAACCGGCACGAACATGCTGCCGGAGACGATGGCGCGCCTGGCGAATATCCCGAATATTGTCGGGGTAAAGGAAGCTGCCGGTTCCATCAAACAGATGAGCGACATCATCAATTTGTGCGGGCCTGATTTCGATGTCATCTCCGGGGATGACGCCTTCACTCTGCCGCTGCTTGCCATCGGCGGCAAGGGGGTAATTTCCGTTATTTCGAATATAGTTCCCGCTGACATGGCTGGGCTTGTGGATGCCTTTTTTGCCGGTGATTTGAAGAAGGCCCGTGAGCTTCACCAGCGCATGAGTCCGCTGATCGACGCGCTTTTTATTGAGACCAATCCCACCCCGGTAAAGGCGGCGCTGGCGATGATGGGTAAGATCGACTATGAGCTGCGCCTGCCGTTATGCCGGATGGCGGAGAAAAATGAATTAGCCTTGAAAAAGGCAATGCAGGACTACGGGTTATTGAAGTAG